A part of Quatrionicoccus australiensis genomic DNA contains:
- a CDS encoding methyl-accepting chemotaxis protein — protein sequence MISLENLSLKKYLNLVSALVFAILVLVGAVGIAALQGISSSAAKMGEGKDVVADILPPPLFIIEAQLTAYDLAAASEAQRPKLLEKLQQLKKDYVARNQFWSSSELNADLKAKLLGEQKTQGELFWGELENVFLPALAANDTARMESSLRQMRERYEAHRVGVEATVVVANQFAESTLKNLTDTSWLDSLAMSAAIVIGCLLIVLAMRSLSSTLFRRIGGEPAAAVAVVSRIAGGDLGGRIELAPGDSSSMLAAMKSMQDTLAGLVGEIRDMVLAAEHGDLGRRMGLADKQGFGREIGEALNQLMVVTDTSLQDVSRVAGALAAGDLSQKVDAVYPGAFGQTAGAINATVQALAQVIEEVREIVNAAAQGDFSRQIDVDSKRGYARTLAELLNSLGITAHQALSDISLVARTLADGDLRQRIERQYPGLFGETAQGINTTVDNLKEVIGNVVAAVDAITTAAKEISAGNADLSVRTEEQASSLEETAASIEEFTATAQQNTASAKAANELAMAASEMAIKGGEVVKASAATMIEIQTSSKKVGDIISVIEGIAFQTNILALNAAVEAARAGDQGKGFAVVATEVRALAQRSATAAKEIGALIADSGSKIERGSTQAREAGVRMEQIVESIGKVTAIVASISRASSEQTAGIEQVNQAVSQMDEVTQQNAALVEEAAAAAESLEDQAQQLQEQVARFKLDNSLSGLARLAKPQRTAGRERSGKAVLSAPADDNAEWNTI from the coding sequence ATGATCTCCCTCGAAAACCTGTCACTCAAAAAATACCTGAACCTCGTTTCCGCGCTGGTTTTTGCGATTCTGGTGCTTGTCGGTGCGGTCGGTATTGCCGCCTTGCAGGGGATTTCCTCGTCGGCTGCGAAAATGGGCGAGGGCAAGGATGTCGTGGCCGATATCCTGCCGCCGCCGCTTTTCATCATCGAGGCGCAGTTGACCGCTTACGACCTTGCAGCGGCATCGGAAGCGCAGCGTCCGAAATTGCTCGAGAAACTGCAGCAGCTGAAGAAAGACTATGTCGCCCGCAACCAGTTCTGGAGCAGTTCGGAACTCAATGCCGATTTGAAGGCAAAACTGCTGGGTGAGCAGAAGACGCAAGGCGAACTGTTCTGGGGCGAGCTGGAGAATGTCTTCCTGCCGGCGCTGGCGGCGAATGACACGGCGCGCATGGAAAGCTCCCTGCGCCAGATGCGCGAGCGTTACGAGGCGCATCGCGTGGGCGTTGAGGCAACCGTTGTCGTCGCCAACCAGTTTGCCGAATCGACCTTGAAGAACCTGACCGATACCAGCTGGCTGGACAGTCTGGCGATGTCGGCGGCGATTGTCATCGGTTGCCTGCTGATCGTGCTGGCCATGCGTTCGCTGTCGTCCACGCTGTTTCGCCGGATTGGCGGCGAGCCGGCGGCAGCCGTGGCCGTGGTCAGCCGGATTGCCGGTGGCGATCTGGGCGGCCGGATCGAGCTGGCGCCGGGTGACTCCTCAAGCATGCTGGCGGCCATGAAGTCGATGCAGGATACCTTGGCCGGCCTGGTCGGCGAAATCCGTGACATGGTGCTGGCCGCCGAACATGGCGATCTCGGGCGGCGGATGGGGCTTGCCGACAAGCAGGGTTTTGGCAGGGAGATCGGTGAGGCGCTGAATCAATTGATGGTGGTGACCGATACCAGTTTGCAGGACGTCTCCCGCGTGGCCGGGGCGCTGGCAGCGGGTGATCTGTCGCAGAAGGTGGATGCGGTTTATCCCGGTGCCTTCGGCCAGACCGCCGGGGCGATCAATGCCACGGTACAGGCCCTGGCGCAGGTGATCGAAGAAGTCAGGGAAATCGTCAATGCCGCTGCGCAGGGCGATTTCAGCCGGCAGATCGATGTGGACAGCAAGCGCGGTTACGCCCGCACCCTGGCCGAACTGCTCAACAGTCTGGGCATCACGGCGCACCAGGCGCTCTCGGATATTTCGCTGGTCGCCCGAACGCTGGCCGACGGCGACTTGCGGCAACGCATCGAAAGGCAGTATCCCGGCTTGTTTGGCGAAACGGCGCAGGGCATCAATACGACGGTCGATAACCTGAAGGAAGTGATCGGCAACGTGGTTGCTGCGGTTGACGCGATCACCACCGCCGCCAAGGAAATTTCAGCTGGCAATGCCGATCTCTCGGTGCGTACCGAAGAGCAGGCTTCCAGCCTTGAGGAAACGGCTGCCAGCATCGAGGAGTTCACCGCAACCGCCCAGCAGAACACGGCGAGCGCCAAGGCGGCGAACGAGCTGGCGATGGCGGCGTCGGAAATGGCGATCAAGGGCGGCGAGGTGGTCAAGGCGTCGGCGGCGACGATGATCGAAATCCAGACCAGTTCGAAGAAGGTCGGCGACATCATCAGCGTCATCGAAGGAATCGCCTTCCAGACCAACATCCTGGCGCTGAACGCGGCGGTCGAGGCGGCACGCGCCGGCGATCAGGGCAAGGGCTTTGCCGTGGTCGCGACGGAAGTGCGGGCGCTGGCGCAACGCTCTGCCACGGCAGCCAAGGAAATCGGCGCATTGATTGCGGATTCGGGAAGCAAGATCGAACGCGGCTCGACGCAGGCACGCGAAGCTGGCGTGCGCATGGAGCAGATTGTCGAGTCGATCGGCAAGGTGACGGCCATCGTCGCCAGCATCAGCCGGGCTTCGAGCGAACAGACCGCCGGGATCGAGCAGGTCAACCAGGCGGTTTCCCAGATGGACGAAGTGACGCAACAGAATGCCGCCCTTGTCGAGGAGGCAGCTGCGGCGGCCGAGTCGCTGGAAGATCAGGCGCAACAACTGCAGGAGCAGGTGGCCCGCTTCAAACTGGATAACAGCCTGTCCGGGCTGGCCAGGCTGGCCAAGCCGCAGCGGACGGCCGGGCGCGAACGCAGCGGCAAGGCCGTACTGTCGGCACCTGCCGACGACAACGCGGAGTGGAATACGATTTGA
- the asd gene encoding archaetidylserine decarboxylase (Phosphatidylserine decarboxylase is synthesized as a single chain precursor. Generation of the pyruvoyl active site from a Ser is coupled to cleavage of a Gly-Ser bond between the larger (beta) and smaller (alpha chains). It is an integral membrane protein.), with the protein MSDRLAVLPQYLIPKQALTILAGKLASKEAGTLTTRVIRWFVGRYKVNMAEAANPDIASYKSFNEFFTRPLQAGARPLAEAAFLSPVDGAISQFGAIERDQIFQAKGHSYSTTALVGGDRELAKKFENGSFATLYLSPRDYHRIHMPCDGKLSRMIYVPGALFSVNPTTARGVPGLFARNERVVCVFETASGPFVLTLVGATIVGSMATVWHGQVNPPRPGVVREWRYDDRNIVLKKGEEMGRFLLGSTVVMLFPKDTLALNPDWAPTRAIRMGEAMGESA; encoded by the coding sequence GTGTCCGACCGTCTCGCCGTACTACCCCAATACCTGATCCCGAAACAGGCACTGACCATTCTCGCCGGCAAGCTCGCCAGCAAGGAGGCCGGCACGCTGACCACTCGCGTCATCCGCTGGTTCGTCGGCCGTTACAAGGTGAATATGGCTGAAGCGGCGAATCCGGACATCGCCAGCTACAAGAGTTTCAACGAATTCTTCACCCGGCCGCTGCAGGCGGGCGCCCGGCCGCTCGCCGAGGCTGCATTTCTCAGCCCGGTCGACGGCGCGATCAGCCAGTTCGGCGCCATCGAGCGCGATCAGATTTTCCAGGCCAAGGGCCACAGTTATTCGACGACGGCGCTGGTCGGCGGCGACCGCGAACTGGCCAAGAAATTCGAGAACGGCAGTTTCGCGACGCTCTACCTCAGCCCGCGCGATTACCACCGCATCCACATGCCCTGCGACGGCAAGCTGAGCCGCATGATCTACGTGCCCGGCGCGCTGTTCTCGGTCAATCCGACCACGGCGCGCGGCGTGCCCGGCCTGTTCGCACGCAACGAGCGCGTCGTCTGCGTCTTCGAGACGGCCAGCGGCCCCTTCGTGCTGACCCTGGTTGGCGCCACCATCGTCGGCAGCATGGCCACCGTCTGGCATGGCCAGGTCAATCCGCCGCGCCCCGGCGTCGTGCGCGAATGGCGTTACGACGACCGCAACATCGTGTTGAAAAAGGGCGAGGAAATGGGCCGCTTCCTGCTCGGTTCGACCGTCGTCATGCTCTTCCCCAAGGACACGCTGGCCTTAAACCCGGACTGGGCGCCGACGCGCGCCATCCGCATGGGCGAGGCGATGGGGGAATCCGCATGA
- a CDS encoding VOC family protein: MRCINGIPPLNFIKENIMDNPLRWFEIATTNLDRAVAFYQDILAIELRRETCGDIAMAIFPYAEPYPSGALVAMPQLQPRDNGTLVYLDGGADLNVVLARIPAAGGHVVMDKTDLGKGIGHIALFIDSEGNRVGLYSKD, encoded by the coding sequence ATGCGCTGCATCAACGGCATCCCGCCGCTGAATTTCATCAAGGAAAACATCATGGACAATCCGCTGCGCTGGTTTGAAATCGCCACCACCAACCTCGACCGGGCCGTCGCCTTCTACCAGGACATTCTCGCCATCGAATTGCGCCGCGAAACCTGCGGCGACATCGCCATGGCCATTTTCCCCTACGCCGAGCCCTACCCGAGCGGCGCCCTGGTCGCCATGCCGCAACTGCAACCGCGCGACAACGGCACGCTCGTCTATCTCGACGGCGGCGCCGATCTTAACGTCGTACTGGCGCGCATCCCGGCCGCCGGCGGTCACGTCGTCATGGACAAAACCGACCTCGGCAAGGGCATCGGCCATATCGCGCTGTTCATCGACAGCGAAGGCAACCGGGTCGGACTGTATTCGAAGGACTGA
- a CDS encoding helix-turn-helix transcriptional regulator: MRPADRLFQIILLLRNGRVVTAAALAEVLEVSERTIYRDIADLVKSGAPIDGEAGVGYRLRRGYQVPPLMFTGDELEALVVGAKLVQAWGDSALGKAAAQAMARIEAVLPRALEERVGASSRRFLALDCLQPAPLREPMALLRAGMESGRKVSVSYRRADGEVSQRTLWPLGLVFWGHCWTLGAWCELRLSFRTFRVDRILAVELSEQIFDDRYGHLWRDYLATARGDGEA, encoded by the coding sequence ATGCGCCCGGCCGACCGACTGTTCCAGATCATACTTTTGCTGCGCAACGGCCGCGTCGTCACCGCTGCCGCCCTGGCCGAGGTGCTCGAGGTTTCCGAGCGCACCATCTATCGCGATATCGCCGATCTGGTGAAATCCGGCGCGCCGATCGACGGCGAGGCCGGCGTCGGCTATCGCCTGCGCCGTGGTTACCAGGTCCCGCCGCTGATGTTTACCGGCGATGAGCTCGAAGCGCTGGTGGTTGGCGCCAAGCTGGTCCAGGCCTGGGGTGACTCTGCCCTGGGCAAGGCGGCAGCGCAGGCCATGGCGCGCATCGAGGCGGTTTTGCCGCGCGCGCTGGAAGAGCGGGTCGGCGCATCGAGCCGGCGTTTCCTGGCGCTTGACTGCCTGCAACCGGCGCCGCTGCGCGAACCGATGGCCTTGCTACGGGCCGGCATGGAAAGCGGCCGCAAGGTTTCCGTGAGTTATCGGCGGGCCGACGGCGAAGTGTCGCAACGCACGCTATGGCCGCTCGGCCTGGTTTTCTGGGGGCATTGCTGGACGCTCGGCGCCTGGTGCGAGTTGCGACTGTCCTTCCGGACCTTCCGCGTCGACCGTATTTTGGCCGTCGAGCTGAGCGAACAGATTTTCGACGACCGCTACGGCCACCTCTGGCGCGACTACCTGGCGACGGCGCGCGGCGACGGCGAAGCCTAG
- the rlmF gene encoding 23S rRNA (adenine(1618)-N(6))-methyltransferase RlmF, translating to MTTPAQKPGLHPRNKNAAGYDFAALTAVAPGLVKFVITTKAGTPSIDFANPSAVKAFNRALLALHYGIKGWEIPAGYLCPPIPGRADYIHHAADLLATCNKKTIPTGAGVRVLDIGVGANCVYPLIGAAEYGWHFLGVDIDETALANAQMILGKNEQLTGMVELRHQPVWENIFTGLLRSGENFELSICNPPFHNSPDDVHAVSQRKWNNLNKPGAKKGAVQQPRLNFGGGGTELWCNGGERAFVKNMIEQSANIPKRVMWFTSLVSQADNLVHIEAALKKAKVVESRTIAMAQGQKQSRFVAWTFCGNGEREKWRKERWSVAPPETPQAPRFPVSENAG from the coding sequence ATGACCACACCCGCCCAGAAACCCGGACTGCACCCGCGCAACAAGAATGCGGCCGGCTACGATTTCGCCGCGCTGACGGCCGTCGCGCCCGGTCTGGTCAAGTTCGTGATCACCACCAAGGCAGGCACGCCGAGCATCGATTTCGCCAATCCGAGCGCCGTCAAGGCCTTCAACCGCGCCCTGCTCGCCCTGCATTACGGCATCAAGGGCTGGGAAATCCCGGCCGGCTACCTCTGTCCGCCGATTCCCGGCCGCGCCGACTACATCCACCACGCCGCCGACCTGCTCGCGACCTGCAACAAGAAAACGATCCCGACCGGCGCCGGCGTGCGTGTGCTCGACATCGGCGTCGGCGCCAACTGCGTCTATCCGCTGATCGGTGCCGCCGAATACGGCTGGCACTTCCTCGGCGTCGATATCGACGAAACGGCGCTGGCCAATGCGCAAATGATTTTGGGCAAAAACGAGCAGTTGACCGGTATGGTCGAACTGCGCCACCAGCCGGTCTGGGAAAACATCTTCACCGGCCTGCTGCGCTCCGGCGAAAACTTCGAACTGAGCATCTGCAACCCGCCCTTCCACAATTCGCCGGATGACGTGCATGCGGTCAGCCAGCGCAAGTGGAACAACCTCAACAAGCCCGGCGCGAAAAAGGGCGCCGTGCAGCAGCCGCGCCTCAATTTCGGCGGCGGTGGCACCGAGCTGTGGTGCAATGGCGGCGAGCGCGCCTTCGTCAAGAACATGATCGAGCAGAGCGCCAACATCCCGAAGCGCGTCATGTGGTTCACCAGCCTGGTCTCACAGGCCGATAACCTGGTGCATATCGAAGCCGCGCTGAAAAAGGCGAAAGTCGTCGAATCGCGCACCATCGCCATGGCCCAGGGACAGAAGCAGAGCCGCTTCGTCGCCTGGACCTTCTGCGGCAACGGCGAACGCGAGAAGTGGCGCAAGGAACGCTGGTCGGTTGCGCCCCCTGAAACCCCGCAGGCACCGCGTTTCCCGGTTAGCGAGAACGCCGGCTAG
- a CDS encoding AAA family ATPase has product MKLQIERPHIEAMIQAFPRLDFVREQLRFGNKVELSFSQLTDEELAFLEDLYARGGPELRARGAQIATLQKAMREGGRRFEPEELEMAVPAIARYLAEGSTRGWVFSATITGKPLAYVVTRLDYTPPSEEETGKIFVELKANARARMATATVRITGPDIAGRNIAEILAAKGFVKETPELLQSYDEGAARYFDWRAQYGAQFAGTGVGYFAENPTATHRDTDYTRKDMIILSSTGSPSRLVNDESILGERVLALDATGDIMAKFVRRVARNSRLSNKEEAEVEETQASMPKGMFTELPVHFYILMFHLELHHYVWVHVDDMEPYVYQPELKDKLVLPPEQTDLIDILTAEMDVLMDDIVAGKSGGTTVLCAGPAGVGKTLTAEVYSEIIKRPLYRVHSGQLGLNVAAMEVALKEVLTRAQRWGAVMLIDEADVYIKKRDDNITMNAVVGVFLRVLEYFNGLLFLTTNRVDDIDEAIVSRCIALIKFHPPTRADRRKIWGVMSEQFGLPVAPELLERLPDIFPEATGRDIKGLAKLVAKYCNQKQVAPGVDVFRRCSMFRGMEVVEA; this is encoded by the coding sequence ATGAAACTGCAAATCGAACGCCCGCATATCGAGGCGATGATCCAGGCTTTTCCGCGTCTTGATTTTGTCCGGGAGCAATTGCGCTTCGGCAACAAGGTCGAACTTTCCTTCAGCCAATTGACTGACGAGGAACTCGCCTTCCTCGAAGATTTGTATGCCAGGGGCGGGCCGGAGCTGCGGGCGCGCGGCGCGCAGATCGCCACCTTGCAGAAGGCGATGCGCGAGGGCGGCCGGCGTTTCGAGCCGGAGGAGCTGGAAATGGCGGTGCCGGCCATCGCCCGCTACCTGGCCGAAGGTTCGACGCGCGGCTGGGTGTTTTCGGCGACCATCACCGGCAAGCCGCTGGCCTACGTGGTGACGCGCCTCGACTACACGCCGCCGTCGGAAGAGGAAACTGGCAAGATCTTTGTAGAACTCAAAGCCAATGCCCGCGCCCGCATGGCGACGGCGACGGTGCGCATCACCGGGCCGGACATCGCCGGTCGCAATATCGCCGAAATCCTCGCCGCCAAGGGCTTTGTCAAGGAAACGCCGGAACTGCTGCAAAGCTACGACGAAGGCGCGGCGCGCTATTTCGACTGGCGGGCGCAGTACGGCGCGCAGTTCGCCGGCACCGGCGTCGGCTATTTCGCCGAGAATCCGACGGCGACGCATCGCGATACCGATTACACGCGCAAGGACATGATCATCTTGTCTTCGACCGGCAGCCCGTCGCGCCTGGTCAACGATGAAAGCATCCTCGGCGAGCGCGTGCTGGCACTCGATGCGACCGGCGACATCATGGCCAAGTTCGTGCGCCGCGTCGCACGCAATTCGCGCCTCTCCAACAAGGAGGAGGCGGAGGTCGAGGAAACCCAGGCCAGCATGCCGAAGGGGATGTTCACCGAACTGCCGGTGCATTTCTACATCCTGATGTTCCACCTCGAACTGCACCATTACGTCTGGGTGCATGTGGACGACATGGAACCTTATGTCTACCAGCCGGAACTCAAGGACAAGCTGGTGCTGCCGCCCGAGCAGACCGACCTGATCGACATCCTGACCGCCGAGATGGATGTGCTGATGGACGACATCGTCGCCGGCAAGTCGGGCGGCACGACGGTGCTCTGCGCCGGGCCGGCCGGGGTCGGCAAGACGCTGACGGCCGAGGTGTACTCGGAAATCATCAAGCGCCCGCTGTATCGCGTGCATTCCGGGCAACTGGGGCTCAATGTCGCGGCCATGGAAGTGGCGCTCAAGGAAGTGCTGACCCGCGCCCAGCGCTGGGGCGCGGTCATGCTCATCGACGAGGCCGACGTGTACATCAAGAAGCGCGACGACAACATCACGATGAATGCCGTGGTCGGCGTCTTCCTGCGCGTGCTGGAATATTTCAATGGCTTGCTCTTCCTGACCACCAACCGGGTCGATGACATCGACGAAGCCATCGTTTCGCGCTGCATCGCGCTGATCAAGTTTCATCCGCCGACACGCGCCGACCGGCGCAAGATCTGGGGCGTCATGAGCGAGCAGTTCGGCTTGCCCGTCGCGCCGGAGCTGCTCGAACGCCTGCCCGACATCTTCCCGGAGGCGACCGGGCGCGACATCAAGGGGCTGGCCAAGCTGGTCGCCAAGTACTGCAACCAGAAACAGGTGGCGCCGGGCGTCGATGTCTTCCGGCGCTGCTCGATGTTCCGCGGCATGGAGGTGGTCGAGGCTTAG